The proteins below come from a single Magallana gigas chromosome 10, xbMagGiga1.1, whole genome shotgun sequence genomic window:
- the LOC117684020 gene encoding tripartite motif-containing protein 2-like: MALSESQIPPDAQHYLVCGTEDCEKSCQFYCNNCHQQMCEQCRNEHQKNKKTKNHEVVHYKQRKRQLPVDKCKIHSTKDIDLLCEECQIPLCYKCATTKEHRGHLFTDLEMVFAEKVTLCHEEIAKIRNHLEPTSQNLKKEISADVKEIKKIMEGLRKSMKAEAESLKKLVDTVTLDYIEQTNKIEQSILEALNGQNQEIDAYMNYLNDLVKSYYGYLSPSNIEQLTFALKSEDLIIRPIPETSKPVPPVFSAGQYSKEDVAKLLGKITVPNTKPENRKIKTIEIAAKQLKPTVKQRKSDVKQTLLLLSSVTKVREYEVPGVNNVHHVSLGKSDRLWVNDDGGNLVETDLQGNQLQKLKTSARGTFNGYHTVTQDRDLIYANNDNSVINRITSDKTITEFIKTEKWMPLSIHSSRINGDILVGMQMGKAKVTRYNKTGKEIQNIQRDDKGQELYSYPFYITENINGDICTSDFLKKNVVVVNKSGQHRFSYTGQGSDFSPYGICTDVLGHILVCDYRNDTVELLDQDGQFLCQLLTKQQGVKYSISLCVDDENNLILGENTNTVTVYKYLQ, from the coding sequence ATGGCATTATCTGAATCCCAAATACCACCTGATGCCCAGCACTATTTGGTGTGTGGCACTGAGGACTGTGAGAAATCTTGCCAGTTTTACTGCAATAATTGTCACCAAcaaatgtgtgaacaatgcagAAATGAACATCAGAAgaataagaaaacaaagaatcaCGAAGTGGTCCATTATAAACAACGAAAGCGGCAACTTCCTGTGGATAAATGCAAGATTCACTCCACAAAAGACATTGATCTTCTCTGTGAGGAATGCCAAATTCCCCTTTGTTACAAATGCGCAACTACAAAAGAACATCGCGGTCACTTGTTTACTGATCTAGAAATGGTCTTTGCTGAAAAGGTTACACTATGTCATgaagaaattgcaaaaattCGAAATCATTTGGAGCCAACttctcaaaatttgaaaaaggaaATTTCTGCAGATgtcaaagaaataaagaaaattatggAGGGTTTAAGAAAATCCATGAAAGCTGAAGCTGAGTCTTTGAAAAAACTGGTTGACACAGTCACATTAGATTACATAGAACAAACCAACAAAATAGAACAGTCAATATTAGAAGCATTAAATGGTCAAAACCAAGAAATTGATGCCTATATGAATTATCTGAATGATTTAGTCAAATCATATTATGGCTACCTATCTCCTTCAAATATAGAACAATTAACATTTGCTCTCAAGTCAGAAGACCTGATCATACGACCCATACCGGAGACATCCAAACCGGTCCCACCAGTATTTTCTGCTGGTCAATACAGCAAGGAAGATGTCGCCAAACTACTGGGTAAAATCACTGTTCCCAATACTAAACCAGAGAACAGGAAGATAAAAACGATTGAGATTGCCGCTAAACAATTGAAACCTACAGTAAAACAGAGAAAGTCTGACGTTAAACAAACACTGCTCCTGTTGTCATCTGTCACCAAGGTCAGGGAGTACGAAGTACCAGGTGTTAACAACGTACACCATGTATCACTTGGTAAATCAGACAGACTCTGGGTCAATGATGATGGAGGTAACCTTGTCGAAACAGATCTACAGGGGAATCAGCTACAGAAGCTAAAAACCAGTGCAAGAGGTACATTTAATGGCTACCACACAGTCACACAGGACAGGGATCTGATCTATGCAAACAACGACAACAGTGTCATTAACAGGATAACATCGGATAAAACAATCACTGAGTTCATTAAAACAGAAAAGTGGATGCCACTCAGCATTCACTCCTCCCGCATCAACGGGGACATACTGGTAGGGATGCAGATGGGAAAGGCTAAAGTCACCAGGTACAACAAGACAGGGaaagaaatacagaacatacagaGGGACGATAAAGGACAGGAACTGTATAGTTATCCATTctacatcacagaaaacatcaatggtgatATCTGTACATcagattttctaaaaaaaaatgtagttgTGGTGAATAAATCCGGACAACAcaggttctcctacacaggTCAGGGGTCAGATTTTAGTCCCTATGGAATATGTACTGATGTTCTCggtcacatcctggtgtgtgattaTCGCAATGACACAGTTGAACTTCTGGATCAGGATGGTCAGTTCTTGTGTCAACTACTCACAAAACAACAAGGGGTAAAATATTCCATTAGCTTATGTGTGGATGATGAGAACAATCTTATTTTGGGGGAAAACACCAACACAGTGACGGTGTACAAGTATCTACAGTGA